Sequence from the Dysidea avara chromosome 5, odDysAvar1.4, whole genome shotgun sequence genome:
TGAACTTCTTAGTATAGCCCTAAGCACAGATGATTTACATGTAGTTAGTGCATCTCCTATAATTAGTAACCATAGTGTTTCCATGGTATTTACAAAGCCACTTAATGAATGAGAACATGCATGGAGCTTCAATCTACAGTAAGCAGAAAATCATTAGCTATTTACATACATAGTTAGCCATTGTATGTACACATTCTTTAATTGTAATCTTCACAAAACGTTCACCACCAAATCTGTTTACTTGAGATACTAACTCAATGAACTGTCATCAATGTTTGTCCATGCATTCACTGGACAGTGTGTTGCTTTGCAACTTTTTTTTGACCCCACCACTTAATTAACATTCTTAATCTGGAACTACTTGGTACATGCTTATTGTAATAACGAGAATATCCCATggataattttatgtatgtctgttgtatgctccTACATTCACTGAAGTGTACTAGTAACCTCGTACATACTTCACAGAAGAGGCCGTGGTAAGCAACATTTCCATGCACACCATATCACATTTTGTCTGAGCACCAACTCTTCCTCAGAGGTTTTATAAATAATGTAGCaacacatgtatatgtacatgtattgctCCTGTAGGGGATGGAAACTACAACTCAGTACACTACCAGCAATACAGAATTCTGGTCATCGATCACTACGGTCTTATGTTAAGAGAATAGTGAGGTATGTCCATTAAGTAAAATAGTGGCTATGCACTGGGGATTTTACTCCATATGATACTAttagtagagtggcatagtgCAAAAAATTGGGTGtttcgtgcactttgtgatacaattatgaaactttccacttAAATAGTACTCCTGATGACATTAttattttgatatagtgccactgCAGATTTTGTCTTTACAGTTGTTTTTGCATTGAAGATTCATCATTTTtatctttatctccctgaggcattttATTTTACACTGATAAACCATGCTTTCAAATTAAAAGAAACaatatgacttttgtttgaagtgaatagcATATTCTATTGCAAAGTTATGATTACTTTCATTACTCACAGAATTTGCTgaccttggggtgtaaattaccaatgggcagtaattatagctaatgtaaaTTGTGGAATAAtaacctattgacttcaaataaaaaccagtTTGATTCTTTCAGCAAGAGATTTAATTTAAAACTAATAGCATAAAATAACGCCTCAGGGAAATAAAGACAATAATGAtgaactttcaatacaaaaataactacaaaggttaccaaaggtcaaatctgtgacaGCACTAtatcaataaataaattaaacaaGAAGTACAATTTATGTAGAAAGTTTTATAGTTGTATCACAAATTACACAATGTTTACACTATACTCTGCTCTACTATGTATGTTGTTGGGGAATAGTGTGCCGTATAAAATGTATTTAATGTGTAGATGGGGTCGTCTAAGAGCCAGTATGATGCCGTGGCCTGGTCTACTGGAGCCATTCACAGAATGCCTCACATTAGGAGTATTACTGTCATTGTCATTGTACCAACTGATGGACTGGAATCCTGTGTGGCCTTTTATTGGCCATGTGTGCCTCTGGTTCCTCCTAGACATGTGTCTACTCAAACAAATACAGGTtagtacatatgcatgtatcATGCTTATAATAAGAGGAATACGAGTATGATCCTACTACGTACTATGTTGACTgatacaaatactctaatagaacacacacttagCCAATATAAATACTATACACTTTTTCAACGGGTACTTTTATGAGTACTAGTAGacttgtatttgtatttcatgCCCCACATGAAATGCACCTTGAATAATTGTATCTTTTTTTTAATTGAGATAGTTTAGTTTGAGTGTTGAGTTACCATCATCTTTTTGTTTCTTGGTCAGAATGGAATAATCAGTCCGTGGTGGAAAGTGGTGTTAGCATGGCTACTGAGAGAGGTGTGTACACTGTCACTGTTCTTTGCCAGTCTCTGGAGCAgacaggtctcatggagaggaATAAACTATAGATTAACACATGGTGGAGTTGCATATAAAACTGATTAATCATTctttgtaaaattttaatatatGAGCACTATAAGTGAATTGAGAAACTACAGGTAGTAAATCTTTATATGAGCTTTTCAGAACTGGAATTGGAATCTTGTATTTGTTTGCTAAAGGTTGATTTACTAATAGAATTTCTTTGTTAATGATAAGTCCTATTTTCATAATGTATTCATTGACCTGTTTTCATCATATTGGATGAGACTCGATGTCTCCTGGCCATAACTAACATGGAAAGAGCTAGAATACAAGGAGGCAAGATATGTACACAGTGGTCGCTTAGATAAAAATCAAAAAACTGTATACCAGTAAATCATATAGCCTCAATTGAGTCCTTACAGTACAGAATGGATTTGATTTTTTTTCAGTTGGAGTTGATTGTGGTTAATTGATTGGAATCCACAGGGTCATGAGGCAGGGGAAAACTACACTACCTGTGAAAGAGCTAACAAATTTATGATGTGAAGCTAGACCTTGGTTTATAGTTTGTTGCACTGCAGCTTTTGCAGTTGGTTGATGTAGTTGTATGGAATTGCCATACTTGGAAAAAGACTTCTGCTCTAGAGAAAATACAAAATTGTGTTGCCTGCTGGGTTTGTGGAACTTACCAGACTTCGTTCTCACACCTTCAAAATTCAGGATTCTGTGTGAAAAGCTATCGCTCTCCACCCAACAGAAATTATCATTGCATATGATATGTGCCATCAACATATATTCCTTCTTTTTTACTTGTTCTCCACTGCTCCAACTAGATCTCACTCACTATCTTATGTAAATTAACAGTCTTCCATAAACTCATATTATTTCTTTTGTAAATAGTATTTTTCGGAACTCCGTCCCATTCAGCACTTTGTCCATTTCCTTGCAATGGCAGGCACGCCCCTTTTTAGGCAGCTTTTGTCACTTAATGCCATTTTGTAATTACCTTATGGTTAAACTAATAAGTATAAAGGACTTGATAAGGTTAAAGTGGTTCAGCTGTGCTGTCTACTgagtgctatattagagtattatattaATTAATCGATTATGGGTTTGGGTTTATGTTGTGATAGTTGCATTTGTAGTCAGAGCAGGCAGCACAGTGTTTGCAATCACAAGAAGTTTTGTTAAGTGTAAGTTATAGTGTTTATGCATGATTATTATAGATATGAACATCCTTACGTAGGCTTCGATCGGTAGAATTTCCACTGGTGGAATGTCACAGTTCTACACGATAAAACCTCTGCCATTAGTGGGTGCAGAAATATTTGGGGTTGACCTCAAGCTGAATGTCAACGATGATGTTATCGCTCAGATAAAGCTGGACGTCACAAAGTACAGGCTGCTTATATTTCGTGACCAAGGCATCATCTCAGGAGATAGACACGTGGAGATCAGTAAATGGTTTGGCGAGTTGGACTCCACATTCTACAATCATCCTCGGTCTCCACACCTGGATGTGTTCAGAGTGTCTAATAACGAAGAGGAAGGGTGTAGGGGGGTGGGGCGCACTGGATGGCACATTGATGGTAGTTTTCAACCAGCACCATTTGGATATTCTTTGTACCACATTGTGTCTGTACCAACTAGTGGAGATACAGGTATTATATGCATGAACACTGTACATAGTGTCTAAAACTTTACATGCAGCACAAGGTTAAAACCGGGTTAGTATCAAATGGACTCTTACCCCAGGTGGTGATCCAGCCGGATATAGTAATCCAGATTGATCAGACCTGGAtctgacccggtttaattaaaacAAAGGCGTGTGTCAAGAACCACAATATGGGCACTCCACTAGCTATAGTGTGTTAAGAAAATGGAGTAACTATATCAGAATAGCCACACTGAACACGGGTAAATTTTATCAGTGATTGATTAGTCAGCATGGCTACAGACACCAAACCTTAAATAGGGTGTGGCCCGCAAAAGAAGCTGGGCTCTACAACTAGACTACTGTATGGCAGGAAAATTTCTAAAGGTGGAAAAAAAGTGCTTGATTGAAAGTTCAAAAAATACTTTCGAAACAGTTCCTCTTTACCACTCTGCACCATAGATAATTAACTAGAAAGATTCATGAAGTTAATTGGAGGAAGCTAACAATGGTTGTGTTGATCATGTACAGTAGAAtttgctgctttgattgttcaaCATAAAGAGTCCCATTTGGCTTTTGGTAGAATCGTGTCTAGCTACCTCTTCCTCTTTCGTAGCTTGAACCAACATGTTTGGCCTTAATCCAAGTGGCCTGCGGGTTGAGCCATGACTAGTTGGTGTTTTTTTTCAGCCCTTGCAGGTATTTGCTATCATTTCACTTAGGCTAGGATATAATGAGCGCCTCAAGACTCATGGTATCACTCGTGGTATAACTTGAGTTGTGTTCGCCTTCCCATATGCATGGTGGCCCAGTGCCTAGCTTACTTATAAAGTAGAAAACATGCACTTGAACTTCATTTATATGCTTTCTTTGATTGTCACTTTTAAGATGTAATATTGGtccttgtagctagctaactatttCTGATAAATTATGAAAGTATAGACGAAAATGCATTGTTATTTTTCGAAACTTTAACCTTTAGAATTTTTTAGAAATTTACTGCTTTACAGTATGATGTGTACATACACTTCTACATTGTCAAGGTTTTCACAGTTGATCCAATCTGCCAGGTATATTTCTAAAAGGCAATTCAGGCCTGATTGACTGTGACCTGTAGCTAGTTGACCAACCCAATTTCAACCCTGATGCAGTAGGTAGGTACTTACGTAGGTgcagtatacatacagtacatgtatgagGAGGGGTCTGCACCTCTCCTGCAGCTTGTTAAATCTAAGTTTGTGACAAATTTTGCATTTCCCTGATACAACATGTCATGTGATTCAAGGTAGTGTTCcagatgcaaaaaaaaaaattgctctGAAATGTTGAAATCATGCCATGATAATTATCTTGAAGAATCGATATGTCATGTAGGGTTTTCAGAACCTAACGGATTACTGCTGCTACAGCAATTCTGAGGTATTACACATATAAGTGTGGTACAGTCAACCTTTAAACAAAAGCAAGGAGTCAAACGCAAGAGAGTCCGAAACACTTAATCTTTGTTGTAGTGTCCTATTTGTGATGCTGAAaaaaaaccagttgaagacaaATGATAAGTCCAAGCCCATGAGTCCTGTATTGCCCATGAGGATAGGGCTTTCATGCCAATGTATTTAATATTTGTGACTAATATTGCTATTGTAGTGTTCAAAGGTGTAATTTTGCTATATTATTTTCATACTTGATAAATTGTGTCATTATGTAGATTCTTAACATTGGATATAGAACTGTGTGGCAGTAGAGACTGTTGTATTTCCTGTTATATTATGTGTAGTGATCGTATATTCTCATCCACAGCATTTTCTCCACTCAATGAGGTAGTACAGTCCCTTACACCAGATCAGTACACAAGATGGAACAAGTTATACATGATGTCTGATAGAAGGGGTAGTCTCACTCATCCTCTGATATATCCTCATCCTTTGACTGGGAAAGAAGTAAGGAAGCATAAAATGATAATGCAAGCGTTGCTTACAGAATGTGTGTGCAAATTTATATTACAA
This genomic interval carries:
- the LOC136256897 gene encoding alpha-ketoglutarate-dependent taurine dioxygenase-like; this encodes MSQFYTIKPLPLVGAEIFGVDLKLNVNDDVIAQIKLDVTKYRLLIFRDQGIISGDRHVEISKWFGELDSTFYNHPRSPHLDVFRVSNNEEEGCRGVGRTGWHIDGSFQPAPFGYSLYHIVSVPTSGDTAFSPLNEVVQSLTPDQYTRWNKLYMMSDRRGSLTHPLIYPHPLTGKETLCFHLGMTSSFVYDWDTPEARFTEWPETKKLLQEIHNQVVRDNRKYIYQHKWTQGDFIISDNLAVGHEASPETQLPEEQVGLRIMHRTTVKGQYTPQK